The genomic window TTATGATGTTCATAAACGGAATAATTATTCAAGAAAgaacataatttaaaataacagcATTCAGCTCTCACTCTCGGCCTGAAAACTACACCCAGAAGCGGTAACTATTCTGCATTTCTTCATGCTCTTTCAAAATGTAATCCAGAATATAGGAAAACTTGTTCGAGAGGAAATCTGCGAGATGAACCCAATGAGTATGTCCGGGTCGTGATCCTGCCCCTTTAAGCTTCCCATCTTGTTGACATGTGGTTGTTTTTGCCCTTCCTTTTGGCTCCTCGGGCTAAATGTCAAAACCTATCTATTGGCACAGCAGTATTTATTTGGGTTTAGCCAAGAAGTAAGATAGTCTCGCAATAGCTTgtttgatcatttccttttcgTTCGGAGATTTTCTGGCAGAACTAAAAATAGTAACTAATAGCCCGAAAGGAAGAAATAACTCGATGTCTGCAAGGTTTTGTTACTTTTGTCACGCAATTCACAATGACTCAGACGAgaatgatttttgtttgttgtatgTAATCAAAGCATTAAAAGAATACCTCACAACGCGATGTTTTCTTTACTGTTTTCCTCTTTGTCTAAGGAAACTATCTTGACAAcacaaaaaggtaaaaaataaacaattagcGAGGACAGAAATGATGAAGACCCCCGATGAGAAGGGGCGTCACCTGGAGCCGTCAACCTACAGTGTCACGCGCTAGTCAGTGCACTTTCCCCTCCATCGCAGCATGTTTCTGGAATAATCTACACAGAATAACCTCATTCGCCTTGGAATCAACACTTCGTAAAATGGTGATGGGTATTTATCTAAAGATCCTTTTGAGCTACGAGCTTTTCCTTCTGCTTAATTGCAACGCGATGGAAGGTTAGTTACAGTGTCAAAATCCTTTTGCATCctggaagaaaaatattacacagCGTGCAGCATATTCTGCTCTCGGTTACTTCGATTTTCTTCGGTTAAAAGTTTACCTACTGAATGCCAAATACATTCTGTATCTCATGTATAAAGGGAAGCCGTACCTTACCTTGGCaagctttatttcaatacttaGTCCGTAggaataaagatgaaaattcttCAGTTCTTGCAAATATTAACTAACCTCCACGCTGTCATATCACAGCACGATATTCATTGTTAATCGACGATAAATTCTTGTTATGCGGCAAATCCTAATTTTCTAGTAGCGAGTGCAAATTATTTTCCCGGCTTGaaataaatgagaaattttcaaattcctttATTGACGTATTACTGAGGTGATATTATATAATCTGCCTTATAAAATTTAAGTTGATGATGAgtgttaatattttttctactGTCATCACAAGGGCGTTCACAAAGTAAATGTTCTTTTGCCAAAAGTGGACCTAAATATATGTGTATTTCggtgctttttgttttgtgttgttatcATTTTTGCCTTTCGAGGGCAAAACTTTAGGAGAGGTGATTGGGTGTCCATCAACAGTACATCTCGTAATGTCACATAATCATGTCACCGGCCtaacaattttaatttgctGTAGTCCTGAAACGAAACCATAATCTTCTCACAATCTGTCCTTATTAAGTTTTGCCTGAATTAAAAGAGGAGAAAATCCGCCCTAAATTGTGAAAGTTTTGCGGGTTGGCATTTCACGGGGCTTTATTTTTTTGCGATGCTAACGGGGAGTTataaaaaatcataataataataataaaagaaggAATTGACTATACAGACAGCATTTcagcattattttattttccaaaaccTTAATTAACATCTTAACCTTCAttcatttaagttttcttgttttatttaacCTATGAAACAACCAAAGAAGTATTGCAGTATTCTGATCAATTGTCAGGTATTTGGGAGGCTATATTAAAGAAAGACTGCGtgggtttttgttgttgttgttgttgttattgtcttCTTTGGGTTTTTCTTAACTGTTTGTACAGATTTGGAATGAAAGAGCATGAGCTTAAATCCTTCAAAGCCAACATATTGCACAATCCAGTTAGGTCACGTATTCCAAATTCATCATGAAATCGTCCATCCATTTATTTGTAATATACAAACTTCTTCTCTAAGTTTCACCTTTCTCCTCTGTTTTTGATGGGCTAACATGTCCTCAGCCAATGAGCATGctgaaaaatttgcattcatATATATTTGTATGCACCGATTGCAGATCCGTGATCAGGACGAGGGTCGTGATATAAAGGttgttttctctcatttttgttTATATCTCCTTTCCTTACattacaaatgttaaaaaagttgCTATTTATTTATCCCTAGGACAACTTAAAACAGAGCCGTCATCTCTGAGGTCCACCAGCGTGACGTCATCTTCAATATCAGATTTCACTGAACGAGTAACTACAGAGGAGGAACAGAACATTCCGACAACATTCGCCACCGGGCAGCCGGCCATAACAAATACTACCGTGATACCAAATGAGTCTAGCAGGCCAACAGCTACACTGCTCCACCATAAGAAGACTACTGTGGGCTCCGCCGTGGCTTCACATGGCACAGAAAAAAGTGGTAATTATTGTTTAAAGAGAATAAGCAAATTTTCCATCGAGGCCCTAATGATTACAAGCCTGATAAAAAACCTAAGAAACATACTCTTCATCATATCTCTCGCTATTATATGTCACTGATCAACTTTTCACCATAATGTCAATAGTGTTAGAGTGTTTCACTGTTCATGAGTGCTCGTTATTGACAATTTCTAGTAGATGGTCATCTCTGAATTTTTAAGCCCAATACCTCTGACCTCAGGGTACAGCATGCAGCGGGGTGGGATGACTACTGCGAGGAGCTCAGGTTCTACTCGACTTTTCTAATTCATGTACGCTTGGAATGCATGATCCGCTTTATCCCTTTAGAAGTACTTTGCTCTCTCTAAGATCTTCGTGtgattttgaaagcttttgcGATCATTTCGTCGCACCGTGGTGATAAGATATCTGGTCTCACTAGTCCAACAGAGTGATATTAAACTGAACTTAGAAAGCAGTGCCTGTGATAAACACACGCATCAACCCTGCAACCACtcagataaaaaagaaaactaacacCAATTACGACTCAatcgcttttatttttttgccctTCGGATCGTTTGCAGCAGTCTTTAATGTgtgtgattgctttggttttggtttatcACAATAAATATAACTGTCCTCTAAGGATCATTGGGGTCGATTCTCACTAACCGACCTCTACAGATGATTATCCTATAATCGACTTTTCTTGCTCGCGCCGCCTGTCAGAGAGTGTTGGTTTGTGCTGATctaaatgttcctttttttcaggaaaaacgCCCTTGACGTTGTATGGAGCAGTAGTGGGTGGTGCTGTTGTCCTAACAATGGCTGCACTTACAGCTGTCTGTTATAAAACTCATAGAAGCAGGTAACTTAATAAGCTTTACAAGGGAATTCTTAGCTAATGCAGTTTTTACCGAGATCACGAATCAGTGTTTACTTGAGGATGCATGGAGCAAACTGTCGTTTGCAAAAAACACTATCACAACTTAGTAAGACTAAATATATGGTTCACAACgggaatttccaaaaaaaaactttgatatttgAAAGGGTTCGTATCTACTGCGTGTGTTTAAAACGTAAGAGATCTGTCAGTGACACTGATAAATGAATATAGGGGTAGTTACTAAGGAAACTACGGCGCTGTATGGGTGGGTAGTATCACAAGATAATTTGTAGCTAATGCTTTTCTGTTTGAAATTGTGAAGAGATTTACCCCTACTAAAAGTAATTTAATCCACAGGCCAAGGAAGGGAAGCCTACGGGTGAAATCTGCTCCGGATTCAGAAGCGTTTGAAATGGAACAATTTCACACCAGGTACAGCATGTTCATTCAAATTAGGAACATAGTTAGGATACAAACATGGTCATTCTTGCTTGCTTGTGActaaaaacattctttttactAATTTGTTGTTCAATTCTTTGTCCTAAGGAATTCGTCCCCAGCAAGGGCCATCTCAGGTAAGGCAAGGGTCGTATTAGATGGCGCATTAGCGCACTAAAAAGATGAACACCGCTGAAATTGGTTCATATTGAAAGTCAAAGAGAATGCCTCTAGAATCTAGATAAATTTTTGTGTTGATAGTTGCGCGAAAGCTTCTAGCTTTCTTTTGTGAATTGATCTGCTGTTTCAGTTGTTCTTTTCTAATTGGTCTAAGTTACACGCGGTATGAGACAAGATGTTCTGCCTTTCTTTTTCATCAGTGACAAACACTATTTACGCGGTATTAGTAAGTTTCGATGCTCAACTCTctcatttgttgtttttcaccaaaaaaaactGTCGTTTTTATCTTTAATTCCTTTTTATAAAGTTGTTTTAAACCGTTTCTTTTAGCTCCCCCTGGTCAATTTCAGCACTAATCACCAATCGTGTACTGCATTGTTAGAGGAGGCGGAGCTTAGAGAAAATAACATACTCGCGGGAGTTTTGAAAAAGGTCCCACTGTAGCCTGTGGAGGACAAGTTTAGCAAAAAAGCCGAGGCAATGAGCGACATTTCCAGAAAATCACGATTTGATATGAATTCCACACTTTGCAATCTCctaaaaaaatttccataagGTTTTCCTGAcaatcaaattaaaagaaacaaatggtaAAACAGCAAAGGAGTTTTTCCCTTTCACAAAATTACGTCAATAAGTAGGCAAAGTGCTGTTTCTTGTACTAGCAATATGTAGAAGAAGCAAGTTTTTTGTACCCATTTTGATATGTCTTCTAGACGTcctaaagcaaaaacaaaggtACAGTGGGCCTCTATAATTTGTCTTCTTCAAAAGCCCTATGGTAAAAGTGATTTATTCAAAGTGATTTTATTGAACCCAAGAAAAACATGCAGCCCTCTTTTGCGCGACGGAAAGTTGTGTCTTTGTAACGCACTGATGTGAACAACTGAACAAATGAAATGCttattgcaaaatttaaaaaaatgcaatgaaacGATATGGGCCGTCAAGATATTAGATAGgttgcggaaaaaaaaaatggtccgaGTGGAAAGGAAGTTCTCTTTCTAAGTGGTCATGGTATTCTTTATAAATATGACGCCATGTCTTCGTTCGAGTCTGCGTTCTTTCTCACTATAAGTAGGCCTAAACAACTTTCCCTTCTTCTTAGACGCCTACCCTCCTCCTCTCTATTCACAATCGGTTATCAGGATTTCTTAGTTAGGTGTTGTGCAAACGTGTGTACTTTTGAAGACAAGTGACACCACAGAGGGTTGATCGTGAGTGTTTGGGTTTTGTTTAGTGCGCAGACTCAGAAGTCGTGATTCAACAGAAGATTTACTGGACATTTCTCGACGACAGCAAGAACGGGGAATGGCCATGAATGCCAATGAGAACCAGTTTTTTCCTCCAATTAGTTTTCAGGATCACCATTCAGCTCATGTGAATCCTGCACTTATCGGTGGTGAGTCAAATTGTGTTCGTACAGTACACTACCTTCTATTTCAGAGACTTTAGCCCATGTATGTTTATTTCGTTGCTTCCCCATTCAATCCAACATGCCTCTGTTTGTTAAAATTTAGGCCGCTCAATAAATACATGTTAACTTAAAGGTAAATATAGAATCGATATAAAATCTAAGCTGCTATCATTATCCTATATTCAGAACATGGAGATTCGCCTGCACGGCAGACAACCAGAACCTTTCAAGACCAAATTCGAGTTCTCATCGAAAACGAAATCGACGAGTTAGTATATGACAGTGGGATCGAGGAGGAAAGCTCCGAGAGTCTCCGACGATCACCCGATCAACGAGGATCCTCCGAGTGCATCCCCGGTGGTACCTTGAATTCAAACGAAAATAATTCGGAGGGTAACAAGGACAGAAAAACACCTCTTGCTCAAGTAGGTGAACCGTTCTACCATGTTTTAGAGGGACCTGGGGACGAGTGCAATTCTCTGAGACACACTGTAGATGAAAATGAGAGAGTTGAGTCAGCAAGTATTTATCAACCGCTCAGTATCAGCCGCCAGAATTTTTCCAAGCAAGGGATCTTAGTTGACAACGCTGATGCTGAAGATGAGACGATATTGTCAAGTTCTGGAATTTATCAGCCCTTAACTCCATCAAAGAGAGTCATTTTAGATGACAAGACAAAAGTGACTTCGCATGGTGGCCTTGATAAAATAATCGACCACAACAACACGAAAGCCGCTGGATCATCTACAGCAATGTATCAACCTCTACTCGATAGACACAAAGCGCGATCGCGGTCGAACATTGACAGACCACGATCTGTTTCAGGAATCTATCATCCCTTAACGCCTAGTCCTGAGAGGGAAGGGCGTCATAAAAGAAGTTGGACAGCCCCGCAAGATATACTATTGCAGGACCTACCTAAGACTTCGAGGTCAGAAAACAGACAAGGTGAGACAGACCCGGTTTATCAAACAGTGGTTGATGAGCAACGGTGTCCCCTGAATATTGACGACCCAGCAAGTGTATCTCCTCGTTCTCCGAGACATTCCCCGCGGCCAAGCCCTCATGAACAACGACGAACAATCCACGAACCAACCTACATGGCAGTTCACGTGAGGCCCTCACGACAAAATAGAAGGCCTTGTAACAGTGAACATGAGCCCAGATACACCCCGCCACCTTGTCGGAAAAACCGTTCCCCCGTACATCCTTCAGTCTCCAATGCCCGCGCAGGCCACCGAAGGATTTCCAGTGATAGCGGCCGTGTTTTGTCCGCAATGCTAAACCCTGACAATACCGACACTTCAGGTCCACCTGATAATAGAAGTTCCCTTAGCGTTCTACCACGTCACCTTGGACACCGTAGAAACAGGAGCGACATCGGGCTATGTCCCATTGATCAAAGCCATGAGCATGCGTCGCGACGTCAGACTTCGGGTAGCGACGGTGGAATTCCGCGGACATCAAGCATGAGATCACTTGTAACAGAGTTTCAGAGATCAGCCAGTGACACAACTCATTGTAGGGTACATATCGGACCTTAAATATTTGTTCGATTGCTACTGAAGCCAAGGTTGTCAGAATTGAAACTTTGCGTTAACTTCTGAATATATGAATGAGTGAGATTAATCCAATACCTTAAACTTTTGTTGAATACCAATGAACGATAAAACGTGAGAagattttggaaagatttcGACATTCCATCTGCGCGGGTAAATTTTTAGGAGCTGATTATCCGTCAACTGACCCTCAGTGCTCTATAGATAATTGCAAATTCTCCTGATTGTACCGCAGCTTTCACCAAGGGATAACTTAATAATTATTCCTAGATTCTCAGGGATCACTTTTCTTCCGAatgtattttattattattgacaAGATAAACTTGGCGTCGATGATCCTCAAGCCTAGTTCAAGCGTACGACGCAAATGCAAGTACAAGGTAAAGAATGTGCGAACGATTCTGGCGCAAATGCAAACGCAAGCGTAAGCGCGGAAcaagaaattgagaaaattttatttctttcacttGTGTTTTACACAAGGATTTGAACTTTTGTCTCATGTGTACATCTTGTATTGATCCTTTAAATCCGAGCCAAatagtgaccagcatctattttctctttacagtaaTACAGCTGAATTATTCAGTATGATGATAAGAATAGCGTAAACGATCGCCAGCTTAAGAGGCTTTGATTGTGAAACGAATTCTGCTCgtcagtaaaaaaattaaatgttttggggagagtatggagaatatagatactgatgaaattgaTTGATAAATTTCATGAGGGAAAGCGTTCTACTCTAAATTGTGTTGCAAATAATACAACAAATTAATCGTTTTGAAGAATCTTATGGGGGGGGAGCGAAGTAAAGCTTatttttgtcgctttcttttctttcccattttttagtttttgtatatttttgctCTTCGTTTTTATCAATATTTCTTATCATAGTCCGGTAATTAGGTCACAACAGTCATTTGTGCGATAATAGTATTCATTCAGCGTGGCTTTTGCTATCGCTACGCATGGATGAAATTCCCAATAACAATATTCtgcttttttatcaaataaaacagtTAGATTCCATGTTACGCATAGATGAAATTCCCAATAACAATATTctgcttttttatcatataaaacagtTAGATTTCATGTTGTCGTAATTCTGCGCTGTGGGAAATCAAGGAGAACGTCAAAGTGTGGTTGGAACATCACTGACACACTCGACTGTGCCATCGCCTGTGCTcctttttcagtgtttttgccacattttgacataATCTGTGATCTGTTGCTGAGCAGAAGCACGGCaccatggaatctatttgtgaaATAGACAGTTCAGGTCCTGACATTTCAACATATCTTACTGTTCTTGAATCTAGGCGTAATTCAGCCTCTGGCTGTGATGGTTTAGTTAATAAAGTATTTATCTATCGCTCAACCAATCGGAAAAAAGTAAGATAGCTTTATTCAGCAGAAATTGTTTCTAATTTGACAAGCTAAGGATGAGAAAGTAAATAATCTTTTGATACTAGAATATGTCTCATAATTGCGAGGGAAACATTTCAGTGGACAAAGTGCACAACTGTGTATTGCAAATTGAGATCAGTTCCTTTAAAGTGAAGGTTCACCATCATCTTTTTCCATAGTGATTATTTCTCAGGGCCACTCCTGTTCATGTTTGGCCATCAGCACTACTCTGATATAAGCTCCCGTCGACAGAACGTTAGATTACGTGTATCATATTACTTAGTTTGGAAAACTGGTCGGATTTTGGCTAAACGAGCCTTGAGCGATGACTCTGACGAGAAGAAAATTGCATAAGAAAAATACGTCTCACTATTACGAGAGAAATCCAAAAGTATCGCTCTCGAGACTACCCTCTGATAAAAGTAGTTGTCTCAATCAAGAAGAGGCCAATCAGGAACAGGTCCAACACTGACGTCAAATTGTTCAAAGTGTCACCGGCTAAGTAGATAACACACCACCTGTGACATAAACACGATTTTAGAAAAGGTGTTGTGTTCTATTTAAGTGCCTATTATGGCATTTCATTTTAGCGTTAAAGTCGACATACTTGTCAAAGAGATGGGATTCATTTGTTTGAGTTATTGCAAAGATGTTTAATCGCTCGTAGTAAGTGTGTTCAACGTATGTGCGGCGCTTTTCAGTTGCAGTTTATTTAAAACTGGTAAAGTTTGTGTTCTCAGTGTAAATAACGGCTTGTTTTGTCTACAACTCATTATATTCTGACGATGGCTACCTCTTTGACTACTAACGTTCTCGTTAACGGTAAGCGTCTTTTTTGATATAATTGTTCcactgaatttattttcaactgCCATATTTTGAACGTGAAACACGACTTCCTAAATGGTTCTAGCGAAAACGAAGAGCCCAGTAAGCTAGACCTAAGATATTTCCTAAAACGATTGGTTCTACAAAAGATTTAGTGGAGGAGTGATTAGGCGTACATATCATTGCATTGTGTGAAAGAAAAGGTTAAAGTTGCGCCTAAAGAGTGCTATTGAAAATCAATGACAATCAAATCAAGTCAATAAGGCTAAGCATTAACAGGTAAGAAATGGCGATGAAAGTTCTCCATACGTAATAATTATTGATGAACAGGAAATGACTGCAGATCAAATGAACTTAACTGGTGATgataaactaaaaataataaaaatgtttgcgATGTATGCCCTTTCGGAGTTCGAGAACTGTTTCAGACAATGACGATGATGTTATGAAGCGGTTTAACCCTTGTTTACATGTGTTCTTTTTATCTGAGATTTACgttaaatgttttcttcttttggtttgtttttgttttttttgtttctttaccaagctctttttattcatttttccttgGCTGGCGTAATTTTCAAACGTGGGAGTTGGCCAAAAGAGCAGAAGCCACAGGTGTGGTCAGGACCAAATCCATGCTACGATAAAGATGGAAACCCGAAATTTGTAAGTCTTCATACAAATGCTGTTAACAGCAATACCTTTAAAAACCTCTAAAGTCCTAATGAATTGTAGAACTGAGACAACAACCCTCAAAGGTTTGTAAAAAACCAAGAAAGTGAACCACGTCACGTCAAGCTGAATCGTTCCATTGAAGTCTAGCTTTATTAAGTCGAACATTCCCAATCCTCTTCAAATCCTGGTACAGGAACCCAtaaagtaatgggctcctgatgtTACCTTAATATTTTAATTATCCCATCTGACgctaaaattatcaaaacttgCTCGGTGCCACAATTCATGTGTAACTTTTTCAAACCCTATGATCGTAGCCTCCTCCAAAAGACCCGCCATGGTTTACTGACGACATGTGCCATCTGAGCGTGTGCGCAGGAGCAATGGTTTTAACCAAGTCCATGTGTGTTATGAAAGGAGCCTTATGTGGACCGGTATGTTCATTacaaatattgttttcttgtgtttattttccGAACTTAGTCGATGAAGAACTTCGAAGtggcttggttttttttcttcataacacCAGGAACGTCTACTGCATTATGCATCCCTCGAAGCTTTTACATTATCCTGTGCAATCCTttgggcatttgaacttttggaGATTAGTTCGTTCAAATTCCCCCTCTCCTAAGCCAAAATTCCGTTCAAATACCCTACTCAAGCATTATTCAATATTAAGGAAATTGAATGCTGCAGAATTTGGTAAAGTCACTCGGTAGTTTTTGGTTTTATGGTTGGGTTTTTGACATGGAGGCATCATTCCGTATGATgttaacttttctttctaaGCCATTAGCCCACGGAAGCGGACTCTTTATCTTTAAACTCCTGCatattgaaaattgaaatacaCGGTACTCCGCTGGAAAGATTTGAcacttccagatcaaatttccCACTCAGCCGGTCAAGTTCAAACTCCTCACCCACCCACCCCCAAGGAAGTCCTTTTGTGTCAAATGTCCGTGGGTTGCCACGATGGGGGGAGGGGATTATAAATCTATGGATTGATCGGCACATAACGTTTGTTGTGGCGGCTGTCTCATTTGAGCGTGTTTTTAGAATATGAACGGTACGtagctttctttttcaattgtATCCTTCCCTCTGTCCTTACAGGGTCAGTATTTAGCTGCAGTTCCCAAACCCCCCTCTCCGGCAGCCTGTTGTGTATGCAAGCCATGTAAGTGTCGTGTTGatctttctttctcaatttttttttttttaacataccGTGCATCCACTTTCAACGAGTTCGAGAAAGGGCAAAGGTTAATTGAATCTTATCACACTAAATAATGACGGTT from Pocillopora verrucosa isolate sample1 chromosome 8, ASM3666991v2, whole genome shotgun sequence includes these protein-coding regions:
- the LOC131769132 gene encoding uncharacterized protein, which produces MVMGIYLKILLSYELFLLLNCNAMEGQLKTEPSSLRSTSVTSSSISDFTERVTTEEEQNIPTTFATGQPAITNTTVIPNESSRPTATLLHHKKTTVGSAVASHGTEKSGKTPLTLYGAVVGGAVVLTMAALTAVCYKTHRSRPRKGSLRVKSAPDSEAFEMEQFHTRNSSPARAISVRRLRSRDSTEDLLDISRRQQERGMAMNANENQFFPPISFQDHHSAHVNPALIGEHGDSPARQTTRTFQDQIRVLIENEIDELVYDSGIEEESSESLRRSPDQRGSSECIPGGTLNSNENNSEGNKDRKTPLAQVGEPFYHVLEGPGDECNSLRHTVDENERVESASIYQPLSISRQNFSKQGILVDNADAEDETILSSSGIYQPLTPSKRVILDDKTKVTSHGGLDKIIDHNNTKAAGSSTAMYQPLLDRHKARSRSNIDRPRSVSGIYHPLTPSPEREGRHKRSWTAPQDILLQDLPKTSRSENRQGETDPVYQTVVDEQRCPLNIDDPASVSPRSPRHSPRPSPHEQRRTIHEPTYMAVHVRPSRQNRRPCNSEHEPRYTPPPCRKNRSPVHPSVSNARAGHRRISSDSGRVLSAMLNPDNTDTSGPPDNRSSLSVLPRHLGHRRNRSDIGLCPIDQSHEHASRRQTSGSDGGIPRTSSMRSLVTEFQRSASDTTHCRVHIGP
- the LOC131769131 gene encoding uncharacterized protein — encoded protein: MATSLTTNVLVNALFIHFSLAGVIFKRGSWPKEQKPQVWSGPNPCYDKDGNPKFPPPKDPPWFTDDMCHLSVCAGAMVLTKSMCVMKGALCGPGQYLAAVPKPPSPAACCVCKPFEPL